A portion of the Lacibacter sp. H375 genome contains these proteins:
- a CDS encoding porin, producing the protein MLRKISALAIVCSSLFLTAKAQDSTSGSLKISGYVDAYYRYNFNNAKDVADPLNHNSRTSFTNSSNSFELGMASLKAEYTKGKIGVVADLGFGTRAAEFSYVETANGQYLGSAIKQAYVTYAPSDKVKFTIGKWATHMGYELVDPQLNRNYSMSHLFTYGPFTHTGLKADFTLGSGFGLMVGVANPTDYVSAPFAKKNVIAQVSKTSDHLNAYLNYVGGKDLDDNSVNQIGLTLLAPVTSKFGLGLDAAYKTVDPSAAGSNISWWGTALYVNIDPSDKFGITLRGEHFADDDGLAGFGTGVTAGTLSFNIKPVPGIMIVPEFRLDGAGAATYYKNSDAPGAASQKSTGSFILAAVLSF; encoded by the coding sequence ATGTTAAGAAAAATTTCTGCATTAGCTATCGTATGTTCGTCATTATTTCTAACTGCTAAGGCCCAGGATTCAACATCTGGTTCGTTGAAGATTTCAGGATATGTTGACGCTTACTACCGTTATAATTTTAACAATGCAAAAGATGTTGCCGATCCTTTAAATCACAACAGCAGAACAAGTTTCACTAACTCATCTAATTCATTTGAGTTAGGTATGGCTAGTCTGAAAGCTGAATATACAAAAGGAAAAATAGGTGTTGTTGCTGATCTCGGTTTTGGCACACGTGCTGCTGAGTTTTCTTATGTTGAAACAGCAAACGGACAATACCTTGGATCTGCAATTAAACAGGCTTATGTTACTTACGCCCCTTCAGATAAAGTGAAGTTCACAATTGGTAAATGGGCTACCCATATGGGTTATGAGTTAGTTGATCCGCAACTAAACCGCAACTACAGCATGAGCCATTTGTTCACTTACGGACCATTCACTCATACCGGTCTTAAAGCTGATTTCACATTAGGTAGTGGGTTTGGTTTAATGGTGGGGGTTGCAAACCCTACTGATTATGTTTCTGCTCCTTTTGCGAAAAAGAATGTAATTGCACAGGTGAGCAAAACATCAGATCACTTAAACGCTTACCTCAATTATGTTGGTGGTAAAGATTTAGACGACAATTCAGTTAACCAGATTGGCTTAACTCTGTTGGCACCGGTTACCAGTAAGTTTGGCCTTGGTCTTGATGCTGCTTATAAAACAGTTGACCCATCAGCAGCAGGTTCAAATATATCATGGTGGGGTACTGCTTTGTATGTTAATATCGACCCTTCAGATAAATTTGGTATAACCCTCAGAGGCGAACATTTTGCTGATGATGACGGCCTTGCAGGTTTTGGAACCGGAGTAACCGCTGGTACACTTTCATTCAACATTAAGCCAGTACCAGGTATCATGATTGTTCCTGAATTCAGATTAGACGGAGCAGGTGCAGCTACTTATTACAAGAACAGTGATGCACCAGGCGCAGCATCACAAAAAAGTACGGGTTCATTTATTTTAGCTGCCGTATTAAGTTTTTAA
- a CDS encoding glutamate synthase subunit beta: MGKPTGFLEFTRELPTKRSVEERVNDYNEFVNRYPDEKLNQQSARCMDCGVPFCHNGCPLGNVIPEFNDAVYRKEWKEAYDILSSTNNFPEFTGRICPAPCETACVLGINQPAIAIEEIEKHIIEIAFDKGFVQPKKINKRTGKKVAVVGSGPAGLAAAAQLNYAGHTVTVFERDDQAGGLLRYGIPDFKLEKWVIDRRLKVLEDEGVTFKCNANVGVNVSVNDLLREYHAIVLAGGSTVPRDLNVPGRDLKGVYFAMQFLKQQNKRNAKLDPLANASIESNILSEDVFATGKNVVVIGGGDTGSDCVGTSNRHKATSVTQFELMPTPPKDRTAFMPWPTYPMTLKTSSSHEEGADRKWAIATKEFIGDENGNLKALKIVDLEWKSSEDGRPSSFVEREGSERTIPCELALLAMGFVNPQYVGLLEQLGVELDERKNVKATEKEYKTSINKVFTAGDMRRGQSLVVWAISEGRECARKVDEFLSGTSLLETKDQTATFYAI, from the coding sequence ATGGGTAAGCCAACCGGGTTTTTAGAATTTACAAGAGAGCTTCCAACCAAAAGAAGTGTGGAAGAAAGGGTGAATGATTACAATGAATTTGTAAATCGTTACCCTGATGAAAAGCTCAACCAGCAGAGTGCACGTTGCATGGATTGCGGTGTTCCTTTCTGTCATAATGGTTGTCCTTTAGGTAATGTTATTCCTGAATTCAATGATGCAGTGTATCGTAAGGAGTGGAAAGAAGCATATGATATTCTTTCATCTACCAATAACTTTCCTGAGTTCACAGGAAGGATATGTCCTGCACCATGCGAAACTGCATGTGTGTTAGGTATCAATCAACCTGCCATTGCAATTGAAGAAATTGAAAAGCATATCATTGAAATTGCTTTCGATAAAGGATTTGTACAACCGAAAAAGATCAACAAACGTACTGGTAAAAAAGTAGCAGTTGTTGGCAGTGGTCCTGCCGGACTTGCTGCGGCAGCGCAATTAAATTATGCCGGTCATACAGTTACTGTATTTGAACGTGATGATCAGGCTGGTGGTTTGTTGCGTTATGGTATCCCTGATTTCAAATTAGAAAAATGGGTGATCGATCGTCGGTTGAAAGTGCTGGAAGATGAAGGCGTAACATTTAAGTGTAATGCCAATGTGGGTGTAAATGTTAGTGTTAACGATCTCTTGCGTGAATATCATGCAATTGTTTTAGCTGGAGGTTCTACTGTACCAAGAGATCTGAATGTTCCCGGTCGTGACTTGAAAGGAGTTTATTTCGCCATGCAATTCTTAAAGCAGCAGAATAAACGTAATGCAAAACTTGATCCTTTAGCAAATGCTTCCATAGAAAGTAATATTCTTTCTGAAGATGTTTTTGCAACCGGTAAAAATGTAGTGGTAATTGGTGGTGGTGATACAGGAAGCGATTGTGTTGGTACAAGTAACCGTCACAAGGCAACATCTGTTACACAGTTTGAATTGATGCCAACTCCACCAAAAGACAGAACAGCATTTATGCCTTGGCCTACCTATCCAATGACGTTGAAAACATCCTCTTCACATGAAGAAGGTGCCGATCGTAAATGGGCCATTGCAACAAAAGAATTTATTGGCGATGAAAATGGAAATCTGAAAGCATTAAAGATCGTTGACCTGGAATGGAAGAGTAGTGAAGATGGACGTCCTTCATCTTTTGTTGAAAGAGAAGGCAGCGAGCGCACTATTCCATGTGAACTTGCTTTACTGGCCATGGGTTTTGTAAATCCGCAATATGTAGGTTTGCTGGAGCAATTGGGTGTTGAGTTGGATGAGCGCAAGAATGTAAAAGCAACCGAGAAGGAATACAAAACCAGTATCAATAAAGTATTCACTGCAGGTGATATGCGCAGAGGGCAGTCATTGGTTGTTTGGGCAATTAGCGAGGGAAGAGAGTGTGCCAGAAAAGTGGATGAATTCCTTTCTGGAACGTCTTTATTGGAAACAAAAGATCAGACAGCTACGTTTTATGCTATTTAA
- a CDS encoding ammonium transporter, giving the protein MIKKVTPRQIAPFLILAAVAIAALFIPAASAFEDKEGVYNGADIAWIIVATALVFLMTPGLAFFYGGMVHRKNVISTMIKSVVAAGVVGVLWVVVGFSLAFGQSQGGFIGDPTTFLFFKDVVSGAPWSLAPSIPLALFALFQMMFAIITPGLVVGAVAERIRFTSYILFTVLFCLLVYAPLAHWSWHPDGFLFKWGVLDFAGGTVVHISAGCAALAGALVLKRRKVHIENKEIPPANVPYVLIGTGLLWFGWFGFNAGSALGANGLAVSAFATTNTAAAAAGLSWMFFDVVRGKKPSVLGFCIGAVVGLVAITPAAGFVAVPQSIFIGAVAAIISNIAVYYKQKSSLDDTLDVFPCHGIGGIVGMIMTGLFATKTVNAAGNDGLFYGNPDFFFTQLKGLGIVVAFSFTASFLIFKFINFILPMRVTEEEEELGLDATQHNEKYLQGTLLVSKNGSMKEEEVANTAE; this is encoded by the coding sequence ATGATTAAAAAAGTAACCCCCCGGCAAATTGCCCCCTTCCTTATTTTGGCGGCTGTTGCCATCGCAGCACTCTTTATTCCGGCTGCCTCAGCATTTGAAGACAAAGAAGGTGTTTACAATGGGGCAGATATTGCCTGGATCATTGTAGCAACTGCTTTAGTATTCTTGATGACCCCAGGTCTTGCCTTTTTTTACGGCGGGATGGTACACCGTAAGAACGTGATCTCTACCATGATCAAAAGTGTGGTAGCAGCAGGCGTTGTAGGTGTTCTTTGGGTAGTAGTTGGTTTCAGCCTTGCGTTCGGACAGTCTCAAGGCGGCTTCATCGGCGACCCAACAACATTCCTTTTCTTTAAAGATGTTGTTTCAGGTGCTCCCTGGAGTTTAGCGCCAAGCATTCCGCTTGCATTGTTTGCATTGTTTCAAATGATGTTTGCGATCATCACCCCAGGCCTGGTAGTAGGTGCTGTTGCTGAACGTATCCGTTTCACCTCTTACATCCTGTTCACCGTATTGTTCTGTTTGCTCGTGTATGCACCATTGGCGCATTGGAGCTGGCATCCTGATGGATTTTTATTTAAATGGGGTGTTCTTGACTTTGCTGGTGGTACAGTGGTACACATTTCAGCAGGTTGTGCTGCACTTGCAGGTGCATTGGTATTAAAGCGTAGAAAAGTACACATTGAAAATAAAGAGATTCCACCTGCAAACGTTCCTTACGTTTTGATTGGTACAGGGCTTTTATGGTTTGGATGGTTTGGTTTTAATGCAGGTTCTGCATTAGGTGCCAACGGTCTTGCAGTTTCTGCATTCGCTACAACCAATACAGCAGCTGCAGCAGCAGGTTTAAGCTGGATGTTCTTTGATGTTGTACGTGGTAAAAAACCTTCTGTACTTGGTTTCTGTATTGGTGCGGTAGTTGGTCTGGTAGCAATTACACCTGCAGCCGGTTTTGTAGCAGTTCCTCAAAGTATCTTCATTGGCGCAGTAGCGGCCATCATTTCTAATATTGCTGTTTATTACAAACAAAAATCAAGTCTTGATGATACGCTCGATGTATTCCCTTGCCACGGTATTGGTGGTATTGTTGGTATGATCATGACTGGCTTATTTGCAACAAAGACAGTAAATGCAGCCGGTAACGACGGTTTGTTCTACGGCAATCCTGACTTCTTCTTTACACAATTGAAAGGACTCGGAATTGTTGTAGCATTCAGCTTTACCGCTTCATTCCTCATCTTCAAATTCATCAACTTCATTCTTCCAATGCGTGTAACTGAAGAAGAAGAAGAACTTGGTCTCGATGCCACTCAACACAACGAAAAGTACTTACAGGGTACGCTGTTGGTATCTAAGAACGGTTCAATGAAAGAAGAAGAAGTAGCAAATACTGCTGAGTAA
- the gltB gene encoding glutamate synthase large subunit, with translation MAGNQGLYNPAFEHDACGIGFVASIKGYKSHQHISDALTVLENMEHRGACGCENNTGDGAGIMIQTPHEFFFEECLKLGVHLPSFGKYGVGVLFFPKEIKLREECRDIFNRTAEKLGLEILTYRKVPVNPDGIGPTALSVEPEMEHVFVACPDHITNPDEFERKLFVLRNHATHLINSTVKKDAIGFYIASLSYKTVVYKGQLTSGQVRGYFPDLNNKRVVSAFGLVHSRFATNTFPSWKLAQPFRFIAHNGEINTLQGNLNWLKSSEHGFTSPNFTKDEMEMLLPIVTGGQSDSACLDNMIELLAMTGRSLPHVMMMLIPEAWDDNDQMDPLKKAFYEYHASIMEPWDGPASISFTDGKIIGATLDRNGLRPSRYCITSDDRVIMASETGTVWVDPKTIVKKGRLHPGKMFVVDMEQGRIISDEELKQTICSQKPYADWLNQNKIRLEELPEPRVAFTHLSDESIHKYQKAFGYSTEDIDTIIKPMAIDGKEPIGSMGTDTPLAVLSDQPQHLTSYFKQLFAQVTNPPIDPIRERMVMSLAAFVGNNGNLLEEDPMHCHTVALKQPVLTSSDLEKIRSIDTGKFQAKTIQIYFRADGKPGSLKAGLDRICRYAEDSVNDGFEVLILCDRAVDSDHAAIPSLLATAAVHHHLIRKGLRGQVGIVVEAGDVWEVHHFACLLAFGATAINPYLALASIRNMKVNGSLETNLEWEALRKNYVKAVCDGLLKVFSKMGISTLQSYQGAQILEILGLNQEVVDKYFTGATSRIQGIGLEEIAKEALVKHYFAFSKKDVPVDRLPVGGVYQWKRKGEFHLFNPTTIHLLQYATKMNDYATFKKYTKHVNDQSEKAATLRSMFEFKRNRPAISIDEVESAEAIYKRFATGAMSFGSISWEAHTTLAIAMNRLGGKSNTGEGGEDERRYDRLPNGDSMRSAIKQVASARFGVTSLYLTEADELQIKMAQGAKPGEGGQLPGHKVDEWIGKTRHSTPGVGLISPPPHHDIYSIEDLAQLIFDLKNANRAARINVKLVSKAGVGTIAAGVTKAKADVVLISGHDGGTGASPISSIKHAGLPWELGLAEAHQTLVKNKLRSRVVVQADGQMKTGRDIAIAALLGAEEWGVATAALVVEGCIMMRKCHLNTCPVGVATQDPELRKRFTGNADHVVNFFRFMVQELREIMAELGFKTVNEMIGQVDCLQMRENINHWKFSKLDLSPILYKEPASEFTGLYRTEEQDHGLTEVLDWKLLAAAKPALEKKEKITASFEIKNTDRTAGTILSNEITKKFRAEGLPADTIHFKFTGTAGQSFGAFNTKGVTLELEGDANDYFGKGLSGARLVVYPPKASTFTPEENIIIGNVAFYGATDGEAFIRGKAGERFAVRNSGASVVVESVGDHGCEYMTGGRVVILGDTGRNFAAGMSGGIAYVYDVKVKFAINCNKEMVDLDPVSDEDAVELKQMISKHYEYTGSTVAKFVLDDFENQLQHFVKVFPSDYKKVVLKSKQTITVGK, from the coding sequence ATGGCAGGCAACCAAGGTTTATATAACCCGGCATTTGAACACGATGCTTGTGGTATCGGCTTCGTAGCGAGTATTAAAGGCTACAAATCACATCAGCATATCAGTGATGCGTTAACTGTGTTGGAAAACATGGAGCATCGTGGTGCGTGTGGCTGTGAAAATAATACCGGCGATGGCGCAGGTATTATGATTCAGACTCCACATGAGTTCTTCTTTGAAGAATGTTTAAAGCTGGGTGTTCATCTCCCATCATTTGGAAAGTATGGCGTGGGCGTTTTGTTTTTCCCCAAGGAAATAAAACTCCGTGAAGAGTGTCGTGATATTTTCAATCGCACAGCTGAGAAGCTGGGATTGGAAATTTTGACCTACAGGAAAGTGCCGGTAAATCCTGATGGTATCGGTCCAACAGCGTTGAGTGTTGAGCCTGAAATGGAACATGTCTTTGTTGCATGTCCTGATCATATCACCAATCCTGATGAGTTTGAACGCAAGTTGTTTGTGTTACGTAATCATGCAACACATTTAATTAACAGCACTGTTAAGAAAGATGCCATTGGTTTTTACATTGCCTCACTTTCTTATAAAACAGTTGTGTATAAAGGACAACTGACCAGCGGACAGGTGCGTGGTTATTTTCCTGATCTTAATAATAAAAGAGTGGTGAGTGCTTTTGGCTTGGTGCACAGCCGCTTTGCTACCAATACATTTCCTTCCTGGAAATTGGCACAGCCATTCCGCTTCATTGCACACAATGGTGAGATCAATACGTTGCAAGGAAACCTCAACTGGTTAAAATCAAGTGAGCATGGTTTCACTTCTCCCAACTTCACGAAAGATGAAATGGAGATGTTGTTGCCGATTGTAACAGGTGGTCAGTCAGATTCTGCATGTCTGGATAATATGATCGAATTACTGGCAATGACAGGCCGTTCATTACCGCATGTAATGATGATGTTGATCCCTGAAGCTTGGGATGATAATGATCAGATGGATCCGTTGAAGAAAGCATTCTATGAATACCATGCATCGATCATGGAACCATGGGATGGTCCTGCATCCATTTCATTTACTGATGGAAAAATTATTGGTGCTACGTTAGATCGTAATGGTCTTCGTCCTTCACGTTACTGCATTACTTCCGATGATCGTGTGATCATGGCAAGTGAAACAGGAACTGTGTGGGTTGATCCAAAAACAATTGTGAAGAAAGGTCGTTTGCATCCGGGTAAAATGTTTGTGGTGGATATGGAGCAGGGACGCATCATCAGTGATGAAGAACTGAAACAAACCATCTGTTCACAAAAACCATATGCAGATTGGCTGAATCAAAATAAAATTCGTCTTGAAGAATTGCCTGAACCACGTGTTGCGTTTACGCATCTCAGTGATGAAAGCATTCATAAATATCAAAAGGCATTCGGTTATTCAACTGAAGATATTGATACCATCATTAAGCCAATGGCCATTGATGGGAAAGAACCAATTGGTTCGATGGGAACTGACACGCCATTGGCAGTACTCAGTGATCAACCTCAGCATTTAACTTCTTACTTCAAACAATTATTTGCACAGGTAACAAACCCACCGATCGATCCTATTCGTGAACGCATGGTGATGAGTCTTGCTGCTTTCGTTGGTAACAACGGTAATTTGCTGGAAGAAGATCCGATGCATTGCCATACAGTTGCGTTAAAGCAACCGGTTCTTACCAGTAGTGATCTGGAAAAGATCAGAAGTATTGATACAGGTAAGTTCCAGGCAAAAACGATTCAGATCTATTTCCGTGCAGATGGCAAACCAGGTTCTTTGAAAGCTGGTCTTGATCGTATCTGCCGTTATGCAGAAGATTCGGTGAATGATGGCTTTGAAGTATTGATTCTTTGCGATCGTGCTGTTGATAGTGACCATGCTGCTATTCCTTCTTTGTTAGCAACTGCTGCCGTACACCATCATCTTATTCGTAAAGGATTACGTGGACAGGTTGGTATTGTTGTAGAAGCCGGTGATGTGTGGGAAGTTCACCACTTTGCATGTTTGCTTGCGTTTGGTGCAACAGCTATTAACCCATACTTAGCGTTGGCTTCAATACGTAATATGAAAGTGAACGGATCACTTGAAACAAATCTTGAGTGGGAAGCGTTGCGTAAGAATTACGTGAAAGCAGTTTGTGATGGTTTGTTGAAGGTATTCTCTAAGATGGGAATCTCTACTTTGCAATCATATCAAGGTGCACAGATATTGGAAATACTTGGTTTGAACCAGGAAGTGGTTGATAAATATTTCACAGGTGCAACAAGCCGTATACAAGGTATAGGGCTTGAAGAAATTGCAAAAGAAGCATTGGTGAAACATTACTTTGCTTTCAGCAAAAAAGATGTGCCTGTTGATCGATTGCCTGTTGGTGGTGTGTATCAATGGAAACGCAAAGGCGAATTCCATCTGTTCAACCCAACTACTATTCACTTGTTGCAATATGCAACCAAGATGAATGATTATGCAACGTTCAAAAAATATACGAAGCATGTAAATGATCAGAGCGAAAAAGCGGCAACACTCAGAAGTATGTTTGAGTTTAAACGCAATCGCCCTGCAATCAGTATTGATGAAGTTGAATCTGCTGAAGCTATTTACAAACGTTTTGCTACAGGTGCTATGAGCTTTGGTTCTATCTCCTGGGAAGCACATACAACATTGGCTATTGCTATGAACCGCTTAGGCGGTAAGAGCAATACCGGTGAAGGTGGTGAAGATGAACGTCGTTATGATCGTTTACCAAACGGTGACAGCATGCGTTCTGCAATTAAGCAGGTTGCATCTGCACGTTTTGGTGTAACAAGTTTGTATCTCACTGAAGCTGATGAATTACAGATTAAAATGGCGCAGGGTGCTAAGCCTGGTGAAGGTGGACAATTGCCCGGTCATAAAGTTGATGAATGGATCGGTAAAACACGTCACTCAACACCTGGTGTTGGGTTGATCTCTCCGCCTCCGCATCACGATATTTATTCAATTGAAGATCTTGCTCAATTAATATTTGATCTCAAGAATGCAAACCGTGCTGCACGTATCAATGTGAAGCTGGTAAGTAAAGCAGGTGTGGGTACCATTGCTGCCGGTGTTACAAAAGCGAAGGCTGATGTGGTATTGATTAGCGGACATGATGGTGGTACAGGTGCATCTCCAATTTCATCGATCAAACATGCCGGTCTTCCTTGGGAACTTGGTTTGGCTGAGGCACATCAAACACTGGTGAAAAATAAATTACGTAGTCGTGTAGTTGTGCAGGCCGATGGACAGATGAAAACCGGTCGTGATATTGCCATTGCTGCATTACTTGGTGCAGAAGAGTGGGGTGTTGCAACTGCAGCTCTTGTTGTTGAAGGTTGTATCATGATGCGTAAGTGTCATCTCAATACTTGCCCTGTTGGTGTTGCTACCCAAGATCCCGAATTACGTAAACGTTTTACAGGTAATGCAGATCATGTGGTTAACTTCTTCCGCTTTATGGTGCAGGAGTTAAGAGAGATCATGGCAGAACTTGGTTTCAAAACAGTAAATGAAATGATTGGCCAGGTTGATTGTTTACAGATGAGAGAGAATATCAATCACTGGAAATTCAGCAAACTTGATCTTTCGCCGATTTTATACAAAGAACCTGCTTCAGAATTTACAGGATTGTATCGCACTGAAGAACAGGATCATGGTTTAACAGAAGTACTCGATTGGAAATTATTAGCAGCTGCAAAACCGGCATTAGAGAAGAAAGAAAAAATAACTGCTTCATTCGAAATAAAGAATACTGATCGTACTGCAGGTACTATCTTATCAAACGAGATCACGAAGAAATTCCGTGCAGAAGGATTACCTGCTGATACCATTCATTTCAAATTCACAGGTACAGCCGGACAAAGCTTTGGTGCATTTAATACCAAAGGTGTTACCCTGGAACTGGAAGGTGATGCAAATGATTATTTCGGTAAAGGATTAAGTGGTGCAAGGCTGGTTGTTTATCCTCCAAAAGCTTCAACATTTACACCTGAAGAAAACATCATCATTGGAAACGTTGCGTTCTATGGTGCAACAGATGGTGAAGCGTTCATTCGTGGTAAAGCAGGTGAGCGTTTTGCTGTTCGAAACTCAGGAGCAAGTGTGGTTGTTGAAAGTGTTGGTGATCATGGTTGCGAATACATGACAGGCGGTAGAGTGGTGATTCTTGGAGATACCGGACGCAACTTCGCTGCAGGTATGAGTGGTGGTATTGCTTATGTATATGATGTGAAAGTAAAATTTGCAATTAACTGCAATAAGGAAATGGTTGATCTTGATCCGGTGAGTGATGAAGATGCGGTTGAGTTAAAGCAAATGATCAGCAAGCATTACGAATACACGGGAAGTACAGTTGCAAAATTTGTGTTAGATGATTTTGAAAATCAGCTTCAGCATTTTGTGAAAGTGTTCCCAAGCGATTACAAGAAAGTTGTTCTGAAGAGCAAACAAACAATCACTGTCGGTAAATAA